One Hermetia illucens chromosome 4, iHerIll2.2.curated.20191125, whole genome shotgun sequence DNA segment encodes these proteins:
- the LOC119656252 gene encoding gustatory receptor 23a-like, whose amino-acid sequence MKLLRRTSIKDLSGFLTIYKVAGLAPFSRKDSVRLFLGIYQVLHLVLVVFLFFSAFFIYDVFSGNTLSSLVSGLVFVALSLAHVVLNVQAFCTRKDQQRILDMFRLIDSEFREKLTVRTNTERWNRKYVIGFLVILLVILGNDAIICFSRAMNQFTDGFWVSTFSREIVILRLTQCMHYVSMASERLNLLNAKIEEIVAVRKTTPTFIILEDNYGRRRFNNGTKSESVSIEKILMLKQIFGHIWEVTNIINDCFGWSLLAIVTYYFLDFTSNGYWLFLALEHFIPYFLIMECLCRMIPLAFMLSVLSWVCNNCKQTSETTGCLVHKLEKSTESEQYNALVSEFSLQIMHEPFHISANGFFTIDFELLGSMAAATVTYLVILIQFLLNDKGHKEASAVNATTPESVSTP is encoded by the exons ATGAAGCTACTCCGTAGAACTTCCATAAAGGATTTATCTGGATTCTTAACAATTTACAAAGTGGCTGGCTTGGCACCATTTTCAAGAAAGGATTCAGTTCGTCTGTTCTTGGGAATCTATCAAGTTCTGCATCTGGTACTTgttgtctttttgtttttctcgGCCTTTTTTATCTACGACGTCTTCAGCGGGAACACTCTATCAAGTTTGGTCAGTGGTCTTGTGTTTGTTGCGTTATCCTTGGCGCATGTTGTTCTGAATGTTCAGGCATTTTGCACTCGAAAGGACCAGCAAAGAATCCTTGATATGTTCCGGTTAATTGATTCTGAATTCCGGGAGAAGCTCACGGTTCGAACGAACACGGAAAGGTGGAATAGGAAATACGTTATCGGTTTTCTGGTCATTCTCTTGGTAATCCTGGGTAACGATGCGATAATATGTTTTTCGAGGGCAATGAATCAATTCACCGATGGATTTTGGGTTTCAACTTTTTCAAGGGAAATCGTTATATTGCGGCTTACCCAATGCATGCACTACGTGAGTATGGCAAGTGAACGGCTAAATTTGTTAAAcgcgaaaatcgaggaaatcgTAGCAGTTCGAAAAACCACCCCAACATTCATTATCCTGGAGGATAACTACGGGAGGAGGCGATTTAACAATGGGACCAAATCTGAATCAGTTTCGATTGAAAAGATTTTGATGTTGAAACAGATTTTCGGGCATATCTGGGAGGTCACCAATATTATCAACGATTGTTTCGGATGGTCCTTGCTGGCGATTGTTACGTACTATTTTCTGGATTTCACTAGTAACGGTTATTGGCTTTTCCTAGCCTTGGAGCATTTTATACCGTATTTTCTTATCATGGAATGCCTTTGCCGGATGATTCCACTTGCCTTTATGCTGAGCGTGTTATCATGGGTGTGTAATAATTGCAAACAAACG AGTGAAACGACAGGTTGCCTTGttcataaattggaaaaatctaCTGAAAGTGAACAGTACAATGCCCTCGTCAGTGAGTTCTCTTTGCAAATCATGCATGAGCCTTTTCATATTTCTGCGAATGGATTTTTTACTATCGATTTTGAACTCCTTGGATCG ATGGCTGCTGCTACGGTTACTTACCTTGTAATTCTGATACAGTTTTTGCTGAATGACAAGGGTCACAAAGAGGCATCAGCTGTAAACGCAACAACTCCTGAATCAGTTTCAACACCTTGA